The Corynebacterium minutissimum genome includes the window CCGATGACGGTGAAGTCGTCGACCTTTTGTTTGCTGACTTCGCCAACGGTTGGTTCGCTTTGGATCGCATCATGCTGGTTCGCCTGTTCATGGCAGCCATTTTGGTGCTCCTTTTTGTTGTCGCCTTTAAGAAGCCCAAGTTGGTTCCTAAAGGATTGCAGAACGTAGGCGAGCACGCGATTGACTTCGTGCGAATTCACATCGCAGAAGACATCTTGGGCAAGAAGGAAGGGCGCCGTTTCCTTCCGATTTTGGCCTCTATCTTCTTCGGCGTTTTGTTCTGGAACGTAGCAACTATTGTTCCGGGCCTGAACATCTCTCCGAACGCCCGTATTGGTATGCCGATCGTGTTGGCCATCGTGGCGTACATCGCCATGATCTATGCCGGCGCGAAGCGCTTCGGTTTCGGCAAGTTTGTCAAGTCCTCGGTGGTTATTCCTAACCTTCCGCCGATGCTGCACGTTCTTGTTGTGCCGATTGAGGCATTCTCTACGTTCGTTATGCGCCCAGTCACGCTGGCACTTCGTCTTATGGCGAACTTCCTGGCTGGTCACCTCATTTTGGTCCTGTTGTACTCGGCAACGAACTTCTTTTTCTTCCAGTTCAACGCCTGGACTGCATTGAGTGGCCTGACGCTGGTCGCAGCGGTTCTGTTCACGATCTACGAGATTATCGTCATCTTCCTGCAGGCATACATCTTTGCCCTGCTGACGGCGGTATACATCGAATTGTCGCTGCATGCAGACTCGCACTAACAACAACGCGAACCTCGCGGTTAACTAAATATCCCCAGAATCCATCCTCACTGCCCCCGCGGACTAGCCCGCGGGAGAAACTTTGAAAGGGAACGACTTTCATCATGAACGAAATCATTCTTGCTCAGGACGCTGCTGAGTCCACCCTCAAGGGCCTCGGCGCCATCGGCTACGGCATCGCAACCATCGGCCCGGGTCTGGGCATCGGTATCCTCGTCGGCAAGACCGTCGAGGGCATGGCCCGCCAGCCGGAGATGGCTGGTCAGCTGCGTACCACCATGTTCCTGGGTATCGCCTTCGTTGAGGCCCTCGCCCTCATCGGCCTCGTTGCAGGCTTCCTGTTCTAAAGAGCGCTTTACACAAGTAAATCGAACTTTAAGAACGGAGCCCCATGAACAACGTCATTTACTACCTTGCAGCGGAAGGAAGTGAGCACCTGCCGCTGGAGAGCGGCAACTCCATCCTTCTGCCCAAGATGTACGACTTGGTCTGGTCTCTCATTCCGTTCGCCGTCATCCTGCTGATTTTCTGGAAGTTTGTTCTTCCGGCATACAGCAAGATGTTGCAGGAGCGTGAAGACCGGATCGAGGGTGGCCTTAAGCGTGCGGAGGCTCAGCAGGCCGAAGCAAAGGCCGCTTTGGAAAAGTACAACGCTCAGCTCGCTGACGCTCGAGCAGAGGCTGCTGAGATCCGTGAGCAGGCGCGTGAGCGCGGCAAGCTGATCGAGGCAGAGGCTAAGGAAGCTGCAGAAGAAGAGTCTCGTCGCATTCTTGCCGCTGGCGAGAAGCAGCTGGAAGCTTCCCGCGCACAGGTCGTGTCTGAGCTGCGTTCCGACATCGGACAGAACTCCATCAACTTGGCAGAGAAGCTTCTCGGCGGCGAACTTTCCGACGCCACGAAGCAGTCCTCCACCATTGATAGCTTCCTGTCCGAGCTCGACACTGTGGCACCGGCCGGAAAGTAGGCAACTATGAAGGCAGCTAGCCGCGAAGCACTCGCTACCGTTGAGTCCAAACTGGATGGTTTTCTTTCCGGTGACAACTCGGTAGCTACTGCTACCCAGGCAGGCCAGGACCTCTTCGAAGTTGTCCGCGTCCTCGACGGTGACCGCGAACTGCGCGTTGCCCTGACCGATGATGCGGTCTCCTCTGAGGAGCGTAAGTCCCTGGTCCAGAAGCTTTTCGGCGGCAAGATTTCCCCGGTAGCACAGCAGGTGCTCGAGGAAGCCGCCGCCGCACAGTGGTCCTCCCCGCGTGATATCGCCCGCGGCCTCGTGAAGCTTGGCCGCCGCGCTCTTCTGCGTGGCGCTGAGTCCGAGGGCAAGCTGGGCCAGGTTGAAGACGAGCTCTTCTCCCTGTCGCGCGTGCTGGACCGCGAAGGCGAACTGACCCAGCTGCTTTCAGACCGTACTGCGACGTCCGACCGCAAGGTTGGACTGCTGGCAAGCGTGCTCTACGGCAAGGTCACCATGGTCACTGAAGCGCTCGCGCTGCAGGCCATTGGCCGCCCGGAGCAGAACCCGATTGATGATATTGCCGCACTGGCAGACTCCGCAGCCGAGCTGCAGGGCCGCTCCATTGCGCGCGTGACGTCGGCGGGTGAGCTAAACGATAGCCAGCGGGCAGCACTCGCTGAAAAGCTGGGCAAAATTTATGGTCGTGCGATGTCCATCCACTCTGAGGTTGACACCAGCCTCCTCGGTGGTATGACCATCCGCGTTGGCGACGAAGTCATTGATGGTTCGACGGCAGGCAAGATTTCCCGTCTTCGTGCTGTGATGGCATAAGCCGAAACGACAGAAACGATTAAGTAATTGCTGGAAGATACTACCGAGAGCAGGAAGAACATGGCGGAGCTGACGATCTCCTCCGACGAGATCCGTAGCGCGATTGCGAACTACACCTCGAGCTACTCCGCGGAGGCCTCCCGTGAGGAGGTCGGCGTGGTCATTTCGGCAGCTGACGGTATTGCGCAGGTTTCGGGCCTGCCGTCCGTCATGGCGAATGAGCTGCTCGAGTTCCCAGGCGGCGTTATCGGCGTCGCTCAGAACCTTGACACCAACTCCATCGGTGTCGTGGTCTTGGGCAACTTCGAGTCCCTTAAGGAAGGCGACGAGGTCAAGAGGACCGGCGAAGTCCTCTCCATCCCTGTGGGCGAGGAATTCCTCGGCCGCGTTATCAACCCACTGGGCCAGCCGATTGACGGCATGGGCCCGATCACCGCTGAAGAGGACCGCGTCCTCGAGCTGCAGGCACCGTCCGTGCTGCAGCGTCAGCCGGTGGAAGAGCCGATGCAGACCGGCATCAAGGCAATTGACGCCATGACCCCGATTGGTCGTGGTCAGCGTCAGTTGATCATTGGTGACCGTAAGACGGGTAAGACCGCCGTCTGTATCGACACCATCCTGAACCAGAAGGCTAACTGGGAGTCTGGCGACAAGAACAAGCAGGTCCGCTGCATCTACGTCGCCATCGGCCAGAAGGGCTCCACCATTGCTGGTGTGCGCCACACCCTGGAGCAGCACGGCGCCCTGGAGTACACCACCATCGTGGCGGCTCCGGCATCCGACGCTGCCGGCTTCAAGTGGCTGGCACCGTTCTCCGGTGCAGCTCTGGGTCAGCACTGGATGTACCAGGGCAACCACGTCCTGATCATTTACGATGATCTGACCAAGCAGGCTGAGGCCTACCGTGCGATTTCCCTTCTGCTGCGTCGTCCACCGGGCCGTGAGGCATACCCGGGTGACGTCTTCTACCTCCACTCCCGTCTGCTGGAGCGTGCTGCAAAGCTCTCCGACGACATGGGTGCAGGTTCCATGACCGCACTGCCGATCATCGAGACGAAGGCGAACGACGTCTCCGCCTTCATTCCGACCAACGTTATTTCTATTACCGACGGCCAGGTCTTCCTGGAGTCCGACCTGTTCAACCAGGGCGTCCGTCCGGCTATTAACGTCGGTGTGTCCGTCTCCCGTGTTGGTGGTGCCGCACAGACCAAGGGCATGAAGAAGGTTGCCGGTAACCTCCGTCTGGAGCTGGCTGCCTACCGTGACCTGCAGGCCTTCGCGGCCTTTGCGTCCGACCTCGACTCTGCTTCCAAGGCTCAGCTGGAGCGCGGTGAGCGCCTCGTTGAGCTGCTCAAGCAGTCCGAGTCCTCCCCGCAGCCTGTCGAGTACCAGATGGTTTCCATCTTCCTCGCCGACCAGGGCATCTTCGACGTCGTTCCCGTCGAGGACGTACGTCGCTTCGAGAAGGAGCTGCACGATCACCTCAACTCTGCAACCCCGCAGGTGTTCGAGCAGATTCAGGGCGGCACCGCTCTGACCGACGAGTCTAAGGATGCACTTGTTGCAGCAGCCAAGGACTTCACTCCGTCCTTCCGCACCTCTGAGGGCCATAACCTCGGCACTGAGGCTCCGGTGGATCCGCTCGACGCTGAGGAGATCAACAAGTCCGAGCTCAGCGTCTCCCGCAAGACGGCCAAGTAGAGTTTCGCACGCTCTAAGAATCAACCGTCTAGAAAGAGAAGGGAGGAGCGAAAACCATGGCTAATCTTCGTGAACTGCGCGACCGCATCAGGTCCGTCAATTCCACTAAGAAGATCACCAAGGCACAGGAGCTCATTGCTACCTCGCGCATTACCAAGGCTCAGGCCAGGGTAGAGGCGTCGCAGCCTTATGCGCACGAGCTGTCCAACGTGTTGAACAAGCTCGCCGCACACACATCCCTGGATCACCCGATGCTCCGTGAGCGTGAAGATGGCAAGGTTGCCGCAATCCTCGTGGTCTCCTCTGACCGCGGTATGTGCGGCGGCTACAACAACAACGTCTTCAAGAAGGCGGCCGAACTCGAGGCTTTGCTGAAGAGCGAAGGTTACGAGACCGTCCGCTACGTCACGGGTAACAAGGGCGTTGGCTTCTACAAGTTCCGTGAAGCCGAGGTCGCAGGCAGCTGGACCGGATTCTCGCAGGATCCGACCTGGAAGGCGACGCATGACGTGCGCCGCCACATCATCGACGGCTTCATTGCCGGTTCGAAGGGCCAGGCGAAGACCCGTGCGGGAATCAACCTCGAGGGCGAGACCGTTCGCGGTTTCGACCAGGTACACGTCGTGTACACCGAGTTTGAGTCCATGCTGACCCAGACGGCGCGTGTGCAGCAGCTGCTGCCGGTGGTACCGGTTATTGAGGAAGAGGACTTCAACATGGGTGAGTCCGCGCTTTCCGACGCCTCGTCGGCCAATCAGGTCACCCCTGATTACGACTTCGAGCCGGATGCGGACACCCTCATGGAAGCACTGCTCCCGCAGTACGTGTCCCGTCTCCTGTTTGCGATGTTCTTGGAGGCTTCAGCCTCCGAGTCCGCCGCACGCCGTACCGCAATGAAGTCTGCAACTGATAACGCGACCGAGCTGGTCAAGGACCTCTCTCGCGTGGCCAACCAGGCACGTCAGGCGCAGATTACCCAAGAAATCACAGAGATCGTCGGTGGCGCTGGGGCGCTCGCCGAAAGCGCAGAAAGTGACTAGATTATGACTACAGCTCTGCAAGAGCAGAACACACAGTCGTCGGCTACCGCCGGCCGTGTGGTGCGTGTCATCGGTCCGGTCGTCGACGTGGAGTTTCCGCGTGGCGGGCTGCCGGCACTGTACAACGCACTGACCGTCGAGGTGACCCTCGAGGCTGTTGCAAAGACCGTCACCCTTGAGGTCGCTCAGCACCTCGGTGACAACCTCGTCCGTGCCGTGTCCATGGCTCCGACCGACGGCCTCGTCCGTGGCGCTGCCGTGACCGACACCGGCAAGCCGATTTCCGTCCCGGTGGGCGATGTGGTCAAGGGCCACGTCTTCAACGCCCTCGGTGACTGCCTTGACCAGCCGGGGCTGGGCCGCGATGGCGAGCAGTGGGGCATCCACCGCGAGCCGCCGGCATTCGACCAGCTGGAAGGTAAGACCGAGATCCTCGAGACCGGCATTAAGGTCATTGACCTTCTCACCCCGTACGTCAAGGGCGGCAAGATTGGCCTCTTTGGTGGTGCCGGTGTGGGCAAGACCGTTCTTATCCAGGAGATGATTACTCGTATCGCACGCGAGTTCTCCGGTACCTCCGTCTTCGCCGGCGTCGGCGAGCGTACCCGTGAGGGCACCGACCTCTTCCTCGAGATGGAAGAGATGGGCGTTCTCCAGGACACCGCCCTCGTGTTCGGCCAGATGGATGAGCCGCCGGGAGTCCGTATGCGCGTGGCTCTGTCCGGTCTGACCATGGCGGAGTACTTCCGCGATGTCCAGAACCAGGACGTGCTGCTGTTCATCGACAACATCTTCCGTTTCACCCAGGCAGGTTCTGAGGTGTCCACGCTGCTCGGCCGTATGCCGTCTGCCGTGGGTTACCAGCCGACCTTGGCTGATGAGATGGGTGTGCTGCAGGAGCGTATTACCTCCACCAAGGGTAAGTCCATTACCTCCCTGCAGGCCGTCTACGTGCCGGCCGATGACTACACCGACCCGGCTCCGGCCACCACCTTCGCCCACCTCGATGCCACCACCGAGCTGGATCGTTCCATTGCTTCTAAGGGTATTTACCCGGCAGTGAACCCGCTGACCTCTACCTCCCGTATTCTGGAGCCGTCCATCGTGGGCGAGCGCCACTACGAGGTAGCACAGCGTGTCATCGGTATCCTGCAGAAGAACAAGGAGCTCCAGGACATCATCGCCATCCTCGGTATGGACGAGCTGTCTGAGGAGGACAAGGTTACCGTTCAGCGAGCACGTCGTATCGAGCGCTTCCTGGGCCAGAACTTCTTCGTCGCAGAGAAGTTCACCGGTCTGCCGGGCTCCTACGTGCCGCTGTCTGACACGATCGACGCTTTCGAGCGCATCTGCAACGGCGAATTCGACCACTACCCGGAGCAGGCTTTCAACGGCTTGGGTGGCTTGGACGACGTCGAGGCTGCGTACAAGAAGCTGAGCGAGAAGAAGTAGGGAGAGGCACATGGCTGACATCACCGCCGAATTGGTTTCCGTCGAGCGCCTGCTGTGGACCGGCAAGGCCACCATGGTGACGGCTGAGACCACCGAGGGTGAGATCGGCGTGCTTCCTGGCCACGAGCCTATGGTTGGTCAGCTGATCAACAATGGCGTTGTGACCATCCACCCAGCGGACGGCGAGCGCCGCGTCGCTGCCGTCCAGGGTGGCTTCCTCTCCGTATCCGAGAACAAAATCACCGTCCTCGCAGATTGGGCCATCTGGGCCCGCGAGGTCGATGAGACCCAGGCTCAGGAAGACCTGAAGTCTGAGGATGAGTTGACGAGGTCCCGCGGTGAAGCTGCATTGCGCGCCGTGCGCCGCTTCAACAGCTAACGGATTAGCGGAGAGGGGAGAGAACGGGCAGCAATGACCGCCCTTCCCACTCTGGCTTGAAAAGAACCCCCTGTACCTCTTTCCACTAGGAGGTACAGGGGGTTTGCCATACCCACACAAACTGGCATTGCAATGTTGCTAGGCGGTACAATCGTTGAAACATATCGCATTGCCGTAAAGGACTGTTTGTCATGAATTCTCAGGTGCTGCAGGGGCTACTCTTCGTCCTTCTCCTGATTATTCTGGCTGTCATCATCCTTGCCGCAGTGCGCTTTTTTACGCTGCGCTCGCGCGGCACCACGGTGCTCCTGCGCGTTCTGCCGGCCAAAGATTCCCATTCGTGGCGTCATGGGCTGGTGCGCTACAACGGCGAATATATGGAGTACTTTAAGCTTCGCTCCGTTCTTCCCCGCGCCAATATGCGGTTCAATCGCCTCGACATCACCTTGAACGGAATCCGTTCGCTGGATGATGACGAGGCTTCTTTTATGCCCGC containing:
- a CDS encoding F0F1 ATP synthase subunit epsilon yields the protein MADITAELVSVERLLWTGKATMVTAETTEGEIGVLPGHEPMVGQLINNGVVTIHPADGERRVAAVQGGFLSVSENKITVLADWAIWAREVDETQAQEDLKSEDELTRSRGEAALRAVRRFNS
- a CDS encoding F0F1 ATP synthase subunit gamma, with amino-acid sequence MANLRELRDRIRSVNSTKKITKAQELIATSRITKAQARVEASQPYAHELSNVLNKLAAHTSLDHPMLREREDGKVAAILVVSSDRGMCGGYNNNVFKKAAELEALLKSEGYETVRYVTGNKGVGFYKFREAEVAGSWTGFSQDPTWKATHDVRRHIIDGFIAGSKGQAKTRAGINLEGETVRGFDQVHVVYTEFESMLTQTARVQQLLPVVPVIEEEDFNMGESALSDASSANQVTPDYDFEPDADTLMEALLPQYVSRLLFAMFLEASASESAARRTAMKSATDNATELVKDLSRVANQARQAQITQEITEIVGGAGALAESAESD
- a CDS encoding F0F1 ATP synthase subunit delta; this encodes MKAASREALATVESKLDGFLSGDNSVATATQAGQDLFEVVRVLDGDRELRVALTDDAVSSEERKSLVQKLFGGKISPVAQQVLEEAAAAQWSSPRDIARGLVKLGRRALLRGAESEGKLGQVEDELFSLSRVLDREGELTQLLSDRTATSDRKVGLLASVLYGKVTMVTEALALQAIGRPEQNPIDDIAALADSAAELQGRSIARVTSAGELNDSQRAALAEKLGKIYGRAMSIHSEVDTSLLGGMTIRVGDEVIDGSTAGKISRLRAVMA
- a CDS encoding F0F1 ATP synthase subunit B, which produces MNNVIYYLAAEGSEHLPLESGNSILLPKMYDLVWSLIPFAVILLIFWKFVLPAYSKMLQEREDRIEGGLKRAEAQQAEAKAALEKYNAQLADARAEAAEIREQARERGKLIEAEAKEAAEEESRRILAAGEKQLEASRAQVVSELRSDIGQNSINLAEKLLGGELSDATKQSSTIDSFLSELDTVAPAGK
- the atpD gene encoding F0F1 ATP synthase subunit beta, whose translation is MTTALQEQNTQSSATAGRVVRVIGPVVDVEFPRGGLPALYNALTVEVTLEAVAKTVTLEVAQHLGDNLVRAVSMAPTDGLVRGAAVTDTGKPISVPVGDVVKGHVFNALGDCLDQPGLGRDGEQWGIHREPPAFDQLEGKTEILETGIKVIDLLTPYVKGGKIGLFGGAGVGKTVLIQEMITRIAREFSGTSVFAGVGERTREGTDLFLEMEEMGVLQDTALVFGQMDEPPGVRMRVALSGLTMAEYFRDVQNQDVLLFIDNIFRFTQAGSEVSTLLGRMPSAVGYQPTLADEMGVLQERITSTKGKSITSLQAVYVPADDYTDPAPATTFAHLDATTELDRSIASKGIYPAVNPLTSTSRILEPSIVGERHYEVAQRVIGILQKNKELQDIIAILGMDELSEEDKVTVQRARRIERFLGQNFFVAEKFTGLPGSYVPLSDTIDAFERICNGEFDHYPEQAFNGLGGLDDVEAAYKKLSEKK
- the atpB gene encoding F0F1 ATP synthase subunit A, with protein sequence MKGSFHAPELDPEFFPGHVTDDGEVVDLLFADFANGWFALDRIMLVRLFMAAILVLLFVVAFKKPKLVPKGLQNVGEHAIDFVRIHIAEDILGKKEGRRFLPILASIFFGVLFWNVATIVPGLNISPNARIGMPIVLAIVAYIAMIYAGAKRFGFGKFVKSSVVIPNLPPMLHVLVVPIEAFSTFVMRPVTLALRLMANFLAGHLILVLLYSATNFFFFQFNAWTALSGLTLVAAVLFTIYEIIVIFLQAYIFALLTAVYIELSLHADSH
- the atpA gene encoding F0F1 ATP synthase subunit alpha, whose protein sequence is MAELTISSDEIRSAIANYTSSYSAEASREEVGVVISAADGIAQVSGLPSVMANELLEFPGGVIGVAQNLDTNSIGVVVLGNFESLKEGDEVKRTGEVLSIPVGEEFLGRVINPLGQPIDGMGPITAEEDRVLELQAPSVLQRQPVEEPMQTGIKAIDAMTPIGRGQRQLIIGDRKTGKTAVCIDTILNQKANWESGDKNKQVRCIYVAIGQKGSTIAGVRHTLEQHGALEYTTIVAAPASDAAGFKWLAPFSGAALGQHWMYQGNHVLIIYDDLTKQAEAYRAISLLLRRPPGREAYPGDVFYLHSRLLERAAKLSDDMGAGSMTALPIIETKANDVSAFIPTNVISITDGQVFLESDLFNQGVRPAINVGVSVSRVGGAAQTKGMKKVAGNLRLELAAYRDLQAFAAFASDLDSASKAQLERGERLVELLKQSESSPQPVEYQMVSIFLADQGIFDVVPVEDVRRFEKELHDHLNSATPQVFEQIQGGTALTDESKDALVAAAKDFTPSFRTSEGHNLGTEAPVDPLDAEEINKSELSVSRKTAK
- a CDS encoding ATP synthase F0 subunit C — translated: MNEIILAQDAAESTLKGLGAIGYGIATIGPGLGIGILVGKTVEGMARQPEMAGQLRTTMFLGIAFVEALALIGLVAGFLF
- a CDS encoding DUF2550 domain-containing protein: MNSQVLQGLLFVLLLIILAVIILAAVRFFTLRSRGTTVLLRVLPAKDSHSWRHGLVRYNGEYMEYFKLRSVLPRANMRFNRLDITLNGIRSLDDDEASFMPASDQVMGISVHGKDYEIASDAQGIMALNAWVEAAPSKRKEKLNYHQMRQRATRFPKK